A genomic region of Phenylobacterium parvum contains the following coding sequences:
- a CDS encoding PQQ-dependent dehydrogenase, methanol/ethanol family, translating to MTVMRLAGVFALTVLLAACGQAGGKGGRVDGERLAAANANGEWLAVGRTYDEQRYSPLDKINISNVKDLGLAWYHEFDTDRGQEATPVMVDGVLYTTTAWSKVYAFDARSGALKWSYDPKVDGSKGFDACCDVVNRGVAVWKGKVYFGTLDGRLIALNADSGKPAWSVQTTDNSKPYTITGAPRIVKDKVLIGNGGAEYGVRGYVSAYDAATGKMVWRFYTAPNPEGKPDGAASDKIMAEKASGTWFGETWKKTGGGATIWDSMAYDPALDIVYLGVGNGTPWNHQKRSDGKGDNLFVSSILALKPDTGEYVWHYQTTPGESWDYTATQHIMLADLTIGGQPRKVLMQAPKNGFFYVIDRATGQLISANAYAPVTWAKGVDLKTGRPIEVEGARYENAPAMALPGPLGAHNWHPMAFNPKEGLVYIPAHTAPFAYTNVKDFKYKAGAWNVGTDILANALPDDAAQIKAIKAMYKGQLIAWDPVAGKPRWTVEHPFFWNGGILSTAGGLVFQGAGEGDFVAYEAATGKKLWSLDTGNGIVAAPSTYELDGEQYVALMVGYGGAGPTSASIMLKDRPRLAGRLMVFKLGGKATAKPYVIPEIPALDLTQVVAGKGDAKNGFALYHENCQVCHGPSVSGTYLPDLRKSQMLLTADSFKSVMLDGALASRGMASFSRFLNAKEVEDLRAYILTESKKSQTRTAAGAAASPKG from the coding sequence ATGACGGTTATGCGCCTTGCGGGAGTATTCGCCCTGACGGTCCTGCTCGCGGCCTGCGGACAGGCTGGCGGCAAGGGTGGACGCGTGGATGGTGAGCGCCTTGCTGCGGCGAACGCCAATGGCGAATGGCTGGCCGTCGGCCGGACCTATGACGAGCAGCGCTACAGCCCGCTCGACAAGATCAACATCTCCAACGTCAAGGACCTCGGCCTGGCCTGGTACCATGAGTTCGATACCGACCGCGGCCAGGAGGCCACCCCGGTCATGGTCGACGGCGTGCTCTACACCACCACCGCCTGGTCCAAGGTCTACGCCTTCGACGCCCGCTCGGGGGCCCTGAAGTGGTCCTACGATCCCAAGGTCGATGGCTCCAAGGGCTTTGACGCCTGCTGCGACGTGGTGAACCGGGGCGTCGCCGTCTGGAAGGGCAAGGTCTACTTTGGCACGCTGGACGGCCGGTTGATCGCCCTGAACGCCGACAGCGGCAAGCCTGCCTGGTCGGTGCAGACCACTGACAATTCCAAGCCCTACACCATCACCGGCGCACCGCGGATCGTGAAGGACAAGGTCCTGATCGGGAACGGCGGCGCTGAGTACGGCGTCCGCGGCTATGTCTCCGCCTATGACGCCGCCACCGGCAAGATGGTCTGGCGCTTCTACACAGCCCCCAACCCCGAGGGTAAGCCGGATGGCGCGGCCTCGGACAAGATCATGGCCGAGAAGGCCTCGGGCACCTGGTTTGGCGAGACCTGGAAGAAGACCGGCGGCGGCGCGACCATCTGGGACTCCATGGCCTATGACCCGGCCCTGGACATCGTCTACCTGGGTGTCGGCAACGGTACGCCCTGGAACCACCAGAAGCGCTCGGACGGCAAGGGCGACAATCTCTTCGTCTCGTCCATCCTGGCCCTGAAGCCGGACACCGGCGAGTACGTCTGGCACTACCAGACCACCCCGGGCGAGAGCTGGGACTACACGGCCACCCAGCACATCATGCTGGCGGACCTGACCATTGGCGGCCAGCCGCGCAAGGTGCTGATGCAGGCGCCGAAGAACGGCTTCTTCTATGTGATCGACCGGGCGACCGGCCAGCTCATCTCGGCCAACGCCTACGCCCCGGTCACCTGGGCCAAGGGTGTCGACCTGAAGACCGGCCGTCCCATCGAGGTCGAGGGCGCGCGCTACGAGAACGCCCCCGCCATGGCCCTTCCGGGCCCGCTGGGCGCCCACAACTGGCATCCCATGGCGTTCAACCCGAAGGAGGGGCTGGTCTACATCCCCGCCCACACGGCGCCCTTCGCCTACACCAACGTGAAGGACTTCAAGTACAAGGCCGGCGCCTGGAATGTCGGCACCGACATCCTGGCCAACGCCCTTCCTGACGACGCCGCCCAGATCAAGGCCATCAAGGCCATGTACAAGGGACAGCTGATCGCCTGGGACCCGGTGGCGGGCAAGCCGCGCTGGACCGTCGAACATCCCTTCTTCTGGAATGGCGGCATCCTGTCGACGGCGGGCGGCCTGGTCTTCCAGGGTGCGGGCGAGGGGGACTTCGTCGCCTACGAGGCCGCCACCGGCAAGAAGCTCTGGAGCCTGGACACCGGCAACGGCATCGTCGCGGCGCCTTCGACCTACGAGCTCGACGGCGAGCAGTACGTGGCCCTCATGGTGGGCTATGGCGGCGCCGGCCCGACCTCGGCCTCGATCATGCTGAAGGACCGCCCCCGCCTCGCCGGCCGGCTGATGGTCTTCAAGCTGGGCGGCAAGGCGACCGCCAAGCCCTACGTCATCCCCGAGATCCCGGCCCTCGACCTGACCCAGGTCGTGGCGGGCAAGGGCGATGCAAAGAACGGCTTCGCGCTCTACCACGAGAACTGCCAGGTCTGTCATGGACCCAGCGTCTCGGGGACCTACCTGCCCGACCTGCGCAAGTCGCAGATGCTGCTCACCGCGGACAGCTTCAAGTCGGTCATGCTGGACGGCGCCCTGGCCAGCCGCGGCATGGCGAGCTTCTCGCGGTTCCTGAACGCCAAGGAGGTGGAGGACCTGCGCGCCTACATCCTCACCGAGTCGAAGAAGTCCCAGACCCGCACGGCGGCCGGGGCCGCGGCTTCGCCGAAGGGCTGA
- a CDS encoding sigma-54-dependent transcriptional regulator — protein sequence MSKTIVVVDDDPTQRRLIQAVLEREGFTATLLGSGDALLDRMATGAPCDLILLDLVMPGRSGLETLTELRSRGHLHPVIVLTASGGIDTVVQAMQAGASDFFVKPASPERIAISINNALSIGALRSEVAQLRKRAEGRTTFADLVGESPAMNLVRRMGERAARSSIPVLITGESGVGKEVMARAVHGSSDRAGRPFVAVNCGAIPEALVESILFGHEKGSFTGATDRHAGKFQEANGGTLLLDEVGELPLDVQVKLLRVLQEGEVDPVGARRSVKVDVRIISATNRDLARAVAEGVFREDLFYRLNVFPIEAPPLRERRQDIPALVEAFLRRFSIEEGRAIAGASAETMDLLVNYDWPGNIRQLENAVYRAIVLADSPQLQPYDFPAISGQSPPAPAAAAPSPPPAHLPPAAVPAGATSAAPAPVSLLDEEGHLRTLEAIEADLIRLAIERYQGHMSEVARRLGIGRSTLYRKVRENGLGDLVGLGDA from the coding sequence ATGAGCAAGACCATCGTTGTGGTGGATGATGACCCGACCCAGAGACGCCTGATCCAGGCCGTACTCGAGCGGGAGGGATTCACCGCGACCTTGCTGGGCAGCGGGGACGCCCTGCTCGACCGGATGGCGACAGGAGCGCCGTGCGACCTCATCCTCCTGGATCTGGTCATGCCGGGCCGCTCGGGTCTGGAGACCCTGACTGAACTCCGAAGCCGCGGGCATCTGCATCCCGTCATTGTCCTGACCGCCTCGGGTGGCATCGACACCGTGGTCCAGGCCATGCAGGCCGGCGCCTCGGACTTCTTCGTCAAACCCGCTTCGCCCGAGCGGATCGCGATCTCGATCAACAACGCCCTTTCCATCGGAGCCCTTCGCTCGGAAGTCGCCCAGCTCCGGAAGCGGGCCGAGGGCCGGACTACCTTCGCCGACCTGGTCGGGGAGTCCCCGGCCATGAACCTCGTCCGCCGGATGGGCGAGCGGGCCGCTAGGTCCTCCATCCCAGTCCTGATCACCGGCGAGAGCGGGGTCGGTAAGGAGGTGATGGCCCGGGCCGTGCACGGCTCTTCCGACAGGGCCGGTCGTCCCTTCGTGGCCGTGAACTGCGGCGCCATTCCCGAAGCCCTGGTGGAGTCCATCCTCTTCGGCCACGAGAAGGGCAGCTTCACCGGCGCCACCGATCGCCATGCCGGCAAGTTCCAGGAGGCCAACGGGGGCACCCTGCTCCTGGATGAGGTGGGCGAGTTGCCCCTGGACGTCCAGGTCAAGCTCCTGCGGGTCCTCCAGGAGGGCGAGGTGGACCCGGTTGGCGCCCGCAGGTCGGTGAAGGTCGACGTCCGCATCATCTCGGCGACCAATCGGGACCTCGCCCGGGCGGTGGCCGAGGGCGTGTTCCGCGAGGATCTCTTCTACCGGCTCAATGTGTTTCCGATCGAGGCGCCGCCCTTGAGGGAGCGCCGCCAGGATATCCCCGCCCTGGTGGAGGCCTTCCTCCGAAGGTTCAGTATCGAGGAAGGTCGCGCCATCGCCGGGGCCAGCGCCGAGACCATGGACCTCCTGGTGAACTACGACTGGCCGGGCAACATCCGCCAACTGGAGAATGCGGTCTACCGGGCGATCGTCCTGGCCGATTCCCCCCAGCTTCAGCCTTATGACTTTCCCGCGATCTCGGGCCAATCGCCCCCCGCGCCCGCCGCAGCTGCGCCGTCACCGCCGCCCGCCCACCTTCCGCCGGCGGCCGTTCCCGCAGGCGCAACGAGCGCCGCACCGGCGCCCGTGAGCCTGCTGGACGAGGAGGGACACCTGCGGACCCTTGAAGCCATTGAGGCGGACCTCATCCGGCTCGCCATCGAGCGCTACCAGGGCCACATGAGCGAAGTCGCCCGCCGCCTCGGCATCGGCCGGTCGACCCTTTACCGCAAGGTGCGGGAGAATGGCCTGGGCGACCTCGTCGGACTTGGCGACGCCTGA
- a CDS encoding DUF2312 domain-containing protein — MAGDDAHSDVLNQDAQGRLRTIVERIERLEQEKAEVMEQIKEVFSEAKGAGFDVKILRKVVRLRKQDRAKRQEEEAILDLYLSAIGEI; from the coding sequence ATGGCCGGCGACGACGCCCACTCAGATGTTCTGAACCAGGACGCCCAGGGGCGCCTTCGCACCATCGTGGAGCGCATCGAGCGCCTCGAGCAGGAGAAGGCCGAGGTGATGGAGCAGATCAAGGAGGTCTTTTCCGAGGCCAAGGGCGCCGGCTTCGACGTCAAGATCCTCCGCAAGGTCGTCCGGCTTCGCAAGCAGGACCGGGCCAAGCGCCAGGAGGAAGAGGCCATCCTCGACCTCTACCTCTCGGCGATCGGCGAGATTTGA
- the ykgO gene encoding type B 50S ribosomal protein L36 has product MKVRSSLKSLKTRHRDCKLVRRKGVVYVINKTDPRFKAKQG; this is encoded by the coding sequence ATGAAGGTCAGAAGCTCGCTCAAGTCGCTCAAGACTCGCCACCGCGACTGCAAGCTGGTGCGCCGCAAGGGCGTGGTCTACGTCATTAACAAGACCGACCCCCGCTTCAAGGCCAAGCAGGGCTGA
- a CDS encoding lytic murein transglycosylase, whose amino-acid sequence MKRRTFLATAVAAMATPALGADPPAPPPAGVDVAFATWLSGFRARALASGLPAAVIEAELDGLAPDPRVRGADRSQPEFSRPFSHYVKRAAGEDRAAIGRRRMAELEPGLARIQSDFGVPREVLVAIWGMESGYGATLGSQDVIRSMATLAADGRRQAFAEEQLLATLRIIASGEWPRSRLVGSWAGAMGQTQFIPATFLSLAVDADGDGRRDLWGSALDALASAANLLAKAGWRRGEGWAIEVSAPGGFDFSVAETLKAPLPAWAEMGLVRADGAALSAGPPEASLIAPTGWRGPLFLLLPNHFVIRRYNNAVTYAMAGGLLADRIAGRPDLVRAWPEEVPLSLSDRIAAQTALQAAGHDVGEPDGVIGLKSRAALRAWQKAQGLPADGYLSPDMVARLRGPAA is encoded by the coding sequence ATGAAGCGCCGAACCTTTCTCGCCACCGCGGTGGCCGCCATGGCCACGCCGGCCCTCGGGGCGGATCCCCCTGCGCCTCCGCCGGCTGGAGTCGACGTGGCCTTCGCCACATGGCTTTCAGGGTTCAGGGCCCGGGCCCTCGCCTCGGGCCTGCCCGCCGCCGTGATCGAGGCGGAACTGGATGGCCTGGCGCCCGACCCCCGCGTCCGGGGGGCCGACCGGAGCCAGCCGGAATTCTCCCGCCCGTTCAGTCACTACGTGAAGCGGGCGGCAGGCGAGGACCGGGCGGCGATCGGCAGGCGAAGGATGGCCGAGCTCGAACCGGGCCTGGCGCGGATCCAATCCGACTTCGGTGTCCCCCGGGAGGTGCTTGTCGCGATCTGGGGCATGGAGTCCGGGTATGGCGCGACGCTGGGAAGCCAGGACGTCATCCGGTCCATGGCGACCCTCGCCGCAGACGGGAGACGCCAGGCCTTTGCCGAAGAACAGCTCCTGGCCACCCTGCGCATCATCGCCTCGGGGGAATGGCCCCGCAGTCGGCTGGTAGGGTCCTGGGCCGGCGCCATGGGCCAGACCCAGTTCATCCCGGCGACCTTCCTGTCCCTGGCGGTGGACGCCGACGGGGACGGCCGGCGCGACCTCTGGGGCTCCGCCCTGGACGCCCTGGCCTCTGCGGCGAACCTTCTGGCCAAGGCCGGATGGCGGCGCGGCGAGGGCTGGGCGATCGAGGTGTCCGCGCCGGGCGGGTTTGACTTCTCCGTCGCGGAGACCCTGAAGGCCCCCCTGCCCGCCTGGGCGGAGATGGGACTGGTCCGGGCCGATGGCGCGGCCCTGTCGGCCGGCCCGCCTGAGGCCAGCCTGATTGCGCCGACAGGATGGCGGGGCCCCCTGTTCCTTCTCCTGCCGAACCATTTCGTGATCCGGCGCTACAACAACGCCGTGACCTACGCCATGGCCGGCGGATTGCTGGCGGACCGGATCGCCGGCCGGCCGGACCTGGTCCGCGCCTGGCCCGAGGAAGTCCCCCTTTCGCTGTCAGACCGGATCGCCGCCCAGACCGCCCTGCAGGCGGCGGGCCATGATGTCGGCGAGCCGGACGGTGTGATCGGCCTCAAGAGCCGCGCCGCGCTCCGGGCCTGGCAGAAGGCGCAGGGCTTGCCGGCCGATGGCTACCTCTCGCCGGACATGGTGGCCCGACTCCGCGGACCGGCCGCCTAG
- a CDS encoding MFS transporter — MSSGSPPVASSPSGPTGLPRSTFAIIFAVSMVTAIGNTGMISVLPAIGRSIGMPDPMVAAVFSLSALLWAFSSPFWARMSDRYGRKPLMMVGLAGFMVSMAFCAVVVAAGLHHLAAPFVIFILFLLARALFGLFGAASNPATQAYVAEHTPESQRTQSMSGLAGAFSLGTVIGPFIAPLFVLPFLGLAGPMACFSLMAGVMLVVVWRRLPESQFRPPPPPRSSGSDKPSGPPMWRDPRLTPFLIYGFIVAVSQTAQGQTLGFLIIDKLALSPTAAQGFIAIAMMFGAMAGLLAQWGLIPRFEMTPRQLLRWGVAIAAIGNLIVAAAPDYWGVVAGYAISSLGFGLARPGFTVGASLAVRMEEQARAAGAIAAVNGINVVLAPAFVFLYEHIRPAPFLLNAVLMVAMLAYAYRNPQLRAANPRPAKVEPADEALV, encoded by the coding sequence ATGTCCAGCGGCTCCCCGCCCGTCGCCAGCAGCCCCAGCGGCCCAACAGGCCTGCCGCGGTCAACCTTCGCCATCATCTTCGCGGTCTCCATGGTCACCGCCATTGGCAACACCGGGATGATCTCGGTCCTGCCGGCCATCGGCCGATCGATCGGCATGCCGGACCCTATGGTGGCCGCTGTCTTCTCCTTGTCGGCCCTGCTCTGGGCCTTCTCCTCGCCCTTCTGGGCGCGGATGTCCGACCGCTACGGTCGAAAGCCGCTGATGATGGTCGGCCTCGCCGGCTTCATGGTCTCCATGGCCTTCTGCGCGGTCGTGGTGGCCGCCGGGCTCCACCATCTGGCGGCGCCGTTCGTAATCTTCATCTTGTTCCTGTTGGCGAGGGCCCTCTTCGGCCTCTTCGGGGCCGCCTCCAACCCGGCCACCCAGGCCTATGTGGCCGAGCACACGCCGGAGTCCCAGCGCACCCAGTCCATGTCAGGCCTCGCGGGCGCCTTCAGCCTGGGCACCGTGATCGGCCCCTTCATCGCCCCGCTCTTCGTACTGCCCTTCCTGGGCCTCGCCGGGCCCATGGCCTGCTTCTCCCTGATGGCCGGGGTGATGCTGGTCGTGGTCTGGAGGCGTCTCCCGGAAAGCCAATTCCGGCCCCCGCCGCCGCCGCGGTCCAGCGGGTCGGACAAGCCGTCCGGGCCGCCGATGTGGCGTGATCCGCGCCTGACGCCCTTCCTGATCTACGGCTTCATCGTCGCCGTCAGCCAGACCGCCCAGGGCCAGACCCTGGGCTTCCTGATCATCGACAAGCTGGCGCTCTCCCCGACCGCCGCCCAGGGCTTCATCGCCATCGCCATGATGTTCGGGGCCATGGCGGGCCTCCTGGCCCAGTGGGGTCTGATACCCCGCTTCGAGATGACCCCGCGCCAACTGCTGCGATGGGGCGTCGCCATCGCCGCCATCGGCAACCTGATTGTCGCTGCGGCTCCCGACTACTGGGGCGTCGTGGCGGGGTACGCCATCTCCAGCCTGGGTTTCGGCCTCGCGCGGCCGGGATTCACCGTCGGCGCCTCCCTGGCGGTCCGGATGGAAGAGCAGGCCAGGGCCGCCGGCGCCATCGCCGCCGTGAACGGGATCAACGTCGTCCTCGCCCCGGCGTTTGTCTTCCTCTACGAGCACATACGCCCGGCGCCCTTCCTGCTGAACGCCGTCCTGATGGTCGCGATGCTGGCTTACGCCTACCGCAACCCGCAGTTGAGGGCCGCGAATCCGCGGCCTGCAAAGGTCGAGCCGGCGGACGAGGCCCTGGTCTAG
- the motA gene encoding flagellar motor stator protein MotA translates to MFQIIGIVLLFVCVFGVYIVHGGRMDVVIAAAPFELATIFGAGIAALLIGNSPTVIKGVASGMGKIFSGPQWKASDYKDLLSLLFLLTKTMKAKGVIALESHIENPHDSTLFGRFPKIVKDHFAVDFICDTLRMMTMNLEDPHQVEDAMEKQLEKHHHEALAPAHALQNMADALPALGIVAAVLGVIKTMGSITEPPAVLGGMIGSALVGTFLGVFLAYGLVGPFATRLNAVVEEESSFYRIIQSVLVAHLHGNAAQISVEIGRGSVPSMTQPTFSELEEALQAIPPEA, encoded by the coding sequence ATGTTCCAGATCATTGGCATCGTCCTGCTCTTCGTCTGCGTCTTCGGCGTCTACATCGTCCATGGCGGACGCATGGACGTCGTCATCGCTGCGGCTCCCTTCGAGCTCGCCACGATTTTCGGAGCCGGCATCGCCGCCCTGCTCATCGGTAACTCGCCGACGGTCATCAAGGGCGTGGCTTCGGGCATGGGCAAGATCTTCTCAGGCCCACAGTGGAAGGCCTCGGACTACAAGGACCTCCTGTCCCTCCTGTTCCTGCTGACCAAGACCATGAAGGCCAAGGGCGTCATCGCCCTGGAGAGCCACATCGAGAATCCGCACGACTCAACGCTGTTCGGCCGGTTTCCAAAGATCGTGAAGGACCACTTCGCGGTCGACTTCATCTGCGACACCCTTCGCATGATGACCATGAACCTCGAGGACCCACACCAGGTCGAGGACGCCATGGAAAAGCAACTGGAGAAACACCACCACGAGGCCCTGGCCCCTGCGCACGCGCTTCAGAACATGGCCGACGCCCTGCCCGCCCTGGGGATCGTGGCCGCCGTTCTGGGGGTGATCAAGACGATGGGCTCCATCACCGAGCCGCCGGCCGTCCTCGGCGGCATGATCGGCAGCGCCCTGGTCGGCACCTTCCTCGGGGTGTTCCTGGCCTATGGCCTGGTTGGCCCCTTCGCGACCCGACTGAACGCCGTCGTCGAAGAAGAGTCGTCCTTCTACCGAATCATCCAATCGGTGCTGGTGGCCCACCTGCACGGCAACGCCGCCCAGATCTCCGTCGAGATCGGCCGCGGCAGTGTTCCCAGCATGACCCAGCCAACCTTCTCTGAGTTGGAGGAGGCCCTCCAGGCCATCCCGCCCGAGGCCTGA
- a CDS encoding 5-(carboxyamino)imidazole ribonucleotide synthase, with translation MLALAAGRLGLDVVILDPEPDCPAARVSARHIAAHYSDPTALATLAELCGVVTVEFENVPAGALEALIGLGVPVAPGPRALAIAQDRVDEKTFLNAAGAPTVAFAAAGTAEEAARAAADLGGRVLIKTRREGYDGKGQAWAASPEAAAAVFRDLGGRPVIVEAPAAFRRELSVIAARNWAGMVAAFPLAENVHENGILRRSTAPAGVDAKTAQRAEDIARKVLVGLDYVGVAGIELFELEDGSLRVNEIAPRVHNSGHWTQDGAATDQFEQHIRAVAGWPLGPTHATARVEMTNLLGDEVLQLPALAADPACRLHVYGKREARAGRKMAHVNRISGL, from the coding sequence ATGCTGGCCCTGGCCGCCGGGCGCCTTGGCCTGGACGTGGTGATCCTGGACCCGGAGCCGGACTGCCCGGCCGCCCGGGTGAGCGCCCGCCATATCGCGGCGCACTATTCCGACCCCACCGCCCTGGCAACCCTGGCGGAGCTTTGTGGGGTGGTCACGGTCGAGTTCGAGAACGTGCCCGCCGGGGCCCTGGAGGCCCTGATCGGCCTGGGCGTTCCCGTGGCGCCTGGCCCGCGCGCCCTGGCGATCGCCCAAGACCGGGTGGATGAAAAGACCTTCCTGAACGCCGCCGGCGCACCGACCGTCGCCTTCGCCGCCGCCGGCACCGCCGAAGAGGCGGCTCGGGCCGCCGCGGACCTGGGCGGAAGGGTGCTGATCAAGACGCGGCGCGAGGGTTACGACGGCAAGGGTCAGGCCTGGGCTGCATCTCCCGAGGCGGCGGCGGCTGTCTTTCGTGACCTGGGAGGCCGACCGGTCATCGTTGAGGCGCCGGCGGCCTTCCGCCGCGAGCTTTCGGTCATCGCCGCCCGGAACTGGGCGGGCATGGTCGCCGCCTTCCCCCTGGCCGAGAATGTCCACGAGAACGGCATACTGCGACGATCGACAGCGCCAGCCGGGGTGGACGCCAAGACCGCCCAGCGCGCCGAGGACATCGCCCGCAAGGTCCTGGTGGGCCTGGATTATGTCGGTGTGGCCGGAATCGAGCTCTTCGAGCTGGAGGACGGAAGCCTCCGGGTCAACGAGATCGCCCCACGCGTCCACAACAGCGGTCACTGGACCCAGGACGGCGCCGCCACCGACCAGTTCGAGCAGCATATCCGGGCGGTGGCGGGCTGGCCGCTCGGCCCGACCCACGCCACGGCCCGCGTGGAAATGACCAACCTGCTGGGCGATGAAGTCCTTCAGTTACCCGCCCTGGCGGCGGATCCGGCCTGCCGGCTGCACGTCTATGGCAAGCGGGAGGCGCGGGCCGGCCGCAAGATGGCCCACGTGAACCGGATCTCGGGTCTCTAG
- the purE gene encoding 5-(carboxyamino)imidazole ribonucleotide mutase produces MSAAAAPVAIIMGSRSDWPTLKGAADMLDALGVAWTAQVVSAHRTPLRMVEFAQGARAAGVKVIIAGAGGAAHLPGMTASLTDLPVLGVPVESKALKGMDSLLSIVQMPAGVPVATLAIGEAGARNAGQLAAQILSLSDEALARRLAAWRQAQTASVATTVSDD; encoded by the coding sequence ATGAGCGCCGCCGCCGCACCCGTCGCCATCATCATGGGCAGCCGATCCGACTGGCCGACCCTGAAGGGCGCCGCCGACATGCTGGACGCCCTTGGCGTGGCCTGGACGGCCCAGGTGGTTTCGGCCCACCGGACCCCACTTCGCATGGTCGAGTTCGCCCAGGGCGCCCGCGCCGCCGGGGTCAAGGTGATCATCGCCGGCGCCGGCGGGGCCGCCCACCTTCCCGGGATGACGGCGTCGCTGACCGACCTGCCGGTGCTGGGCGTGCCTGTGGAGTCCAAGGCCCTCAAGGGCATGGATAGCCTTCTCTCCATCGTCCAGATGCCTGCCGGCGTGCCGGTGGCCACCCTGGCGATTGGCGAGGCCGGCGCCCGCAACGCCGGACAACTGGCGGCCCAGATCCTGTCTCTGTCAGACGAGGCCCTGGCCCGGCGACTGGCCGCCTGGCGTCAGGCCCAGACCGCCTCCGTGGCCACTACTGTCTCGGACGACTGA
- a CDS encoding GGDEF domain-containing protein, which translates to MGVVPMVLKITGARNQPFSDIRKRALVQAGAKVVGRGPTRPDETAFLGLSEADLTPAVQGAIRTLLTEIDDLRQEVARLKARLTQAEVLADQDALTPALNRRALMRELDRIRTFSHRYGSPAALVYIDLDDFKGVNDRFGHAAGDAALRAVAERLRSQVAGSDIVARMGGDEFAVVFTQASMAAAEARAWSLARALESSPIRFGEWSAPLHVSYGVAEITPDVESEEIVARADAAMYARRRERRT; encoded by the coding sequence GTGGGGGTCGTTCCTATGGTGCTGAAGATCACCGGGGCGAGAAACCAGCCGTTTTCGGACATCCGCAAACGCGCCCTGGTCCAGGCTGGCGCCAAGGTCGTCGGGCGGGGCCCCACGAGACCCGACGAGACCGCCTTCCTGGGCCTGTCAGAAGCTGACCTCACCCCCGCCGTACAGGGGGCTATCCGCACCCTGCTCACGGAAATCGACGACCTGAGGCAGGAAGTGGCGCGGCTCAAGGCCCGGCTCACCCAGGCCGAGGTCTTGGCGGACCAGGACGCCCTGACTCCGGCCCTGAACCGGCGGGCGCTCATGCGCGAGCTCGACCGGATCCGGACCTTCAGCCATCGTTACGGCTCGCCCGCGGCCCTGGTCTACATCGACCTCGACGATTTCAAGGGCGTCAATGACCGCTTTGGTCATGCCGCCGGAGACGCCGCCCTCCGGGCCGTGGCCGAACGCCTGAGATCACAGGTCGCCGGCTCGGACATTGTCGCCCGGATGGGCGGGGACGAGTTCGCTGTCGTCTTCACCCAGGCCAGCATGGCCGCCGCTGAGGCGAGGGCCTGGAGCCTGGCGCGCGCCCTGGAATCCAGCCCCATCCGCTTCGGGGAATGGTCAGCGCCCCTGCATGTCTCCTACGGCGTGGCGGAGATCACGCCGGACGTCGAGAGCGAGGAGATCGTGGCCCGGGCGGATGCAGCCATGTACGCCCGCCGGCGCGAGCGCCGGACCTGA
- a CDS encoding YdcH family protein, translating to MSGEGLTGEEAAIRRRLSELQLDHNDLEVAIQAIGLSPVPDMMVIGRLKRKKLALKDEIERLKDQLTPDIIA from the coding sequence ATGAGCGGAGAGGGCCTCACGGGCGAAGAAGCCGCGATCCGTCGTCGCCTGTCTGAGCTTCAGCTGGATCATAACGACCTCGAGGTCGCCATCCAGGCCATCGGCCTGTCCCCGGTCCCGGACATGATGGTGATCGGTCGCCTCAAGCGGAAGAAACTCGCCCTGAAGGACGAGATCGAGCGGCTGAAGGACCAGCTGACCCCCGACATCATCGCCTGA
- a CDS encoding YdcH family protein, with product MSIDARIRELDRRHRSLESDLREAMAHPSSEDAAIRQIKRRKLRIKEEIEALRSRVRSAA from the coding sequence ATGTCCATAGACGCCCGCATCCGCGAACTTGACCGCCGGCACCGGTCGCTGGAGTCAGACCTCCGGGAGGCAATGGCCCACCCCAGTTCCGAAGACGCCGCGATCCGGCAGATCAAACGGCGAAAACTCCGCATCAAGGAAGAGATCGAGGCGCTCAGGTCGCGGGTCCGCTCCGCAGCCTGA